A single genomic interval of Spinacia oleracea cultivar Varoflay chromosome 6, BTI_SOV_V1, whole genome shotgun sequence harbors:
- the LOC110785930 gene encoding uncharacterized protein: MCSMSVYSVKQVYQKLAGSNPAVHWDKLVWNRLSLAKRRFICWLAVQKRLHTTAVLARIGISSSAACLLCAQSDEDHNHLFFNCQYSKECLEKLTRWFGIQIQGTNLLNVVNSPSHRRYTKFRRMVYYAGVSALVYLIWRSRNSSYWNQLVFTTPNVIASLKQIVRSRILVVMPKKVSRNDHRWFVEL, translated from the coding sequence ATGTGTAGTATGAGTGTTTATTCAGTTAAGCAGGTGTATCAGAAGCTTGCAGGAAGCAACCCTGCAGTGCATTGGGATAAACTGGTTTGGAATAGGCTTAGTCTTGCTAAGCgcaggttcatttgttggttaGCTGTGCAGAAAAGGCTCCATACTACTGCAGTCCTGGCAAGGATTGGTATTAGTTCTTCTGCTGCTTGCTTGTTGTGTGCGCAGTCTGATGAAGATcataaccatttgttttttaattgTCAGTATAGCAAAGAGTGTCTGGAAAAGCTTACAAGATGGTTTGGGATTCAGATTCAGGGTACTAATTTGCTGAATGTTGTTAACAGTCCCAGTCACAGAAGATACACTAAATTCAGGAGAATGGTGTATTATGCTGGTGTTTCTGCTCTGGTCTACCTGATTTGGAGAAGTAGAAATAGTAGCTATTGGAATCAGTTAGTGTTTACTACTCCGAATGTAATAGCTAGTTTAAAACAGATTGTAAGAAGTAGAATCTTAGTGGTTATGCCTAAGAAAGTAAGTAGGAATGATCATAGGTGGTTTGTAGAGCTGTGA